The Microcoleus sp. FACHB-831 genome includes a region encoding these proteins:
- a CDS encoding NarK family nitrate/nitrite MFS transporter has translation MIKGLLSFNGRYRILHLSWFAFFLTFVSWFNFAPFATAIGRELALSEGQIRTVGICNIALTIPARIVIGMLLDRFGPRITFTGILIYALIPCVITATANDFNQLVWGRLLMGIVGGGFVVGIRMVSEWFPPKDIGIAQGIYGGWGNFGAAGAELGLPLVALGTAFLAGGLSNWRAAILSAGVISAIYAFIYFNNVQDTPPGKVYKRPKKSGGMEVTSVKSFWAYCLSSLGLILALGLLAWRLAGSKIAFINQTQMYIVWGLLALLYAYQTYQAWVVNRELLSGQKTYSPAERYEFGQVALLEYAYIVSFGSELAVVSMLPAFFEKTYELPHETASMIAASYPLLNFISRPSGGLISDKLGSRKWTLTALTAAIGLSYLMMSQIKAGWALPAAIAVCMFCAYFVQAGCGATFGMAPLIKKEITGQIAGNVGAYGNFGGVVFLTIFSFTNAPTLFQTMGISALICASLCAFLLKEPKGSFAESYAGEETAKSGVPKPVLVDEKEPAES, from the coding sequence GTGATTAAGGGATTACTGTCATTCAACGGTCGTTATCGCATCTTACATCTGTCTTGGTTTGCCTTTTTTCTGACATTTGTAAGTTGGTTTAACTTTGCTCCATTTGCTACAGCAATTGGCAGGGAATTAGCTCTCTCTGAGGGACAAATCAGAACCGTAGGCATCTGTAACATAGCATTGACGATTCCAGCGCGGATCGTCATTGGTATGCTTCTGGATCGTTTCGGGCCGAGGATTACGTTCACAGGTATATTGATTTATGCGCTCATCCCCTGTGTAATAACAGCAACCGCCAACGACTTCAATCAATTAGTTTGGGGTCGTTTGTTGATGGGTATTGTCGGCGGTGGTTTTGTTGTGGGCATTCGCATGGTATCGGAGTGGTTCCCACCCAAAGATATTGGTATTGCCCAAGGAATTTATGGCGGCTGGGGTAATTTCGGAGCAGCAGGCGCAGAGTTGGGATTGCCGCTTGTAGCGTTAGGAACTGCTTTTTTAGCTGGAGGCTTATCAAACTGGCGGGCTGCCATATTGTCGGCTGGAGTAATTTCCGCTATTTATGCCTTCATTTACTTTAATAACGTCCAAGATACACCCCCAGGAAAAGTTTACAAGCGACCCAAGAAAAGCGGTGGCATGGAAGTCACCAGCGTTAAGAGTTTTTGGGCTTATTGTTTGTCAAGTTTGGGGTTAATTTTGGCGTTGGGCTTATTGGCTTGGCGTTTGGCAGGGTCGAAAATTGCTTTCATAAACCAGACGCAAATGTATATAGTCTGGGGATTATTAGCCCTGCTTTATGCATATCAAACTTACCAAGCTTGGGTGGTGAATAGGGAGCTTTTAAGCGGACAAAAAACTTATTCTCCAGCGGAACGTTATGAGTTTGGTCAAGTTGCTTTGCTGGAATACGCTTATATAGTTAGCTTTGGTTCGGAGTTGGCTGTAGTTTCCATGCTTCCGGCTTTCTTTGAGAAAACTTACGAGTTACCTCACGAAACTGCTAGCATGATTGCCGCTAGTTATCCATTGTTAAACTTTATCTCTCGTCCTAGCGGTGGGTTGATATCCGACAAGCTGGGTAGTCGTAAGTGGACGTTAACGGCGCTAACGGCAGCTATCGGTTTGAGCTATTTGATGATGAGCCAGATTAAGGCGGGGTGGGCATTACCAGCAGCGATCGCGGTTTGTATGTTCTGCGCCTATTTTGTCCAAGCTGGATGCGGTGCAACCTTTGGGATGGCTCCTTTAATTAAGAAAGAAATAACAGGACAAATTGCTGGTAATGTCGGCGCTTACGGAAACTTTGGTGGTGTGGTTTTTCTGACTATTTTCAGCTTCACAAACGCGCCCACCCTGTTTCAAACAATGGGAATTTCAGCACTCATCTGCGCCAGCTTGTGTGCTTTCTTACTCAAAGAACCGAAAGGTTCCTTTGCCGAAAGCTATGCGGGTGAAGAAACAGCAAAGTCGGGCGTTCCTAAGCCGGTTCTTGTAGACGAAAAAGAACCAGCAGAAAGCTAA
- a CDS encoding molybdopterin oxidoreductase family protein, translated as MTDSTRTLCPYCGVGCGLEVMPPAEPGKATNRDKQGNLLWKVRGDRAHTSSQGMVCVKGATIAESIDKSRLLHPMVRDNLNEPFRRVSWDEAYSKIVNRIQTVRYTQGVEALCMYGSGQFQTEDYYIAQKLLKGCLGTNNFDSNSRMCMASAIAGYVQSFGSDGPPCCYEDLELTDCAFIIGSNAAECHPIVFNRLRKHHKQNRNVKMIVVDPRKTATAEAADLHLAIRPGTDIDLLNGMAHLLMRWGYFDSVFIDECTNDFAAFADVIRHYPPEMVARKCGIRVDELETAARYWGQSSKVLSLWLLGMNQSTEGTAKVRTLINLHLMTGQIGKPGAGPFSLTGQPNAMGGRETGGSCQLLPGYRFIKNPQDRAEIEQFWGLKPGQISPYEGRFAWDMITGLETGDVSFLWIAATNPAASMPDLERTKKALLRSPFTVYQDAYYPTETSAYAHVLLPAAQWGEKTGVMTNSERVATLCQTFRKPPGEAKADWEIFAEVGRRLGFADKFAYANSAEVYAEFVQLTRDRFCDQSGLSHDLLRTEGPLQWPYPAQKQDKSHSIQNPIPRQSLGTSKTQNTKRLYTDLRFMTADGRAKFGAYHSRGLAEPPDSEYPLVLTTGRLYGHWHTQTRTGRIDKIRQMHPEPLIEIHPRDAEKLGIKDEEWVEVRSRRGIARFKAQVTAAIAKGTVFVPMHWGAIWAEQSEANALTHPEADPSSRQPELKACAVQLVPIATIATPTVSKVLSFEF; from the coding sequence ATGACTGACTCAACTAGAACACTATGTCCTTACTGCGGCGTTGGCTGTGGTTTAGAAGTTATGCCCCCAGCGGAACCGGGGAAGGCGACTAATAGAGATAAGCAAGGAAATCTTCTGTGGAAAGTGAGGGGCGATCGCGCTCATACTTCAAGTCAAGGCATGGTTTGCGTCAAAGGAGCAACCATTGCCGAGTCTATCGATAAAAGCCGATTGCTACATCCAATGGTGCGAGACAATTTGAACGAACCATTCCGGCGAGTTAGCTGGGATGAAGCCTACTCTAAAATCGTTAATCGCATTCAAACAGTCCGTTACACTCAGGGAGTCGAAGCCCTGTGTATGTATGGTTCCGGTCAGTTTCAAACAGAAGATTACTACATCGCCCAGAAGTTGCTTAAAGGCTGCTTGGGAACTAACAATTTTGATTCTAATTCTCGCATGTGCATGGCTTCCGCGATCGCTGGCTACGTGCAAAGTTTTGGTTCCGATGGCCCCCCTTGCTGCTATGAAGATTTAGAATTAACCGACTGTGCCTTTATCATTGGCAGCAATGCAGCAGAATGTCACCCGATTGTTTTTAATCGCCTGCGGAAGCACCACAAACAAAACCGCAACGTCAAAATGATCGTCGTCGATCCGCGTAAGACAGCCACCGCCGAAGCAGCGGATTTGCATCTAGCTATTCGCCCCGGTACAGATATTGACTTGCTCAATGGTATGGCGCATTTACTAATGCGTTGGGGATACTTTGATAGCGTATTTATTGACGAATGTACAAATGACTTCGCCGCATTTGCTGATGTAATTAGGCACTATCCCCCAGAAATGGTGGCGCGGAAATGTGGCATTCGTGTAGATGAATTGGAGACAGCAGCGAGATACTGGGGGCAATCGAGCAAAGTTCTATCTCTTTGGTTGTTGGGGATGAACCAGTCAACCGAAGGTACTGCTAAAGTGCGAACTTTAATCAATTTGCACTTGATGACTGGCCAGATTGGTAAACCGGGAGCAGGGCCATTTTCCCTAACAGGTCAGCCAAACGCAATGGGGGGAAGGGAAACTGGCGGTAGTTGCCAACTTTTGCCTGGTTATCGCTTTATAAAAAATCCCCAAGATAGAGCAGAAATAGAGCAATTTTGGGGACTAAAACCAGGGCAAATTTCACCTTATGAGGGTCGGTTTGCTTGGGATATGATTACTGGTTTAGAAACAGGCGATGTGAGCTTTCTTTGGATTGCCGCAACTAATCCGGCGGCGAGTATGCCAGATTTGGAACGGACTAAAAAAGCGTTACTGCGATCGCCCTTTACTGTCTATCAAGACGCTTACTATCCAACGGAAACATCTGCATACGCGCACGTCTTGCTACCAGCGGCGCAGTGGGGTGAAAAAACTGGCGTAATGACCAACTCTGAGAGGGTGGCAACTTTGTGCCAAACTTTTCGCAAGCCACCAGGGGAAGCGAAGGCAGATTGGGAAATCTTTGCAGAAGTAGGCCGTCGCTTGGGTTTTGCAGACAAGTTTGCTTATGCTAACTCAGCCGAAGTTTATGCTGAATTTGTGCAATTAACGCGCGATCGCTTCTGCGACCAAAGCGGACTTAGCCACGACCTGCTACGAACCGAAGGTCCGCTTCAATGGCCTTACCCCGCACAGAAGCAAGACAAGTCTCACTCAATCCAAAATCCCATTCCCAGGCAGAGCCTGGGAACGAGCAAAACCCAAAATACGAAGCGGCTTTATACCGATTTGCGCTTTATGACGGCTGATGGACGTGCGAAGTTTGGTGCTTATCACTCGCGGGGATTAGCGGAACCACCAGATTCCGAGTATCCTTTGGTACTTACGACGGGCAGGTTATACGGACACTGGCACACTCAAACCCGCACTGGTCGGATAGACAAAATTCGCCAGATGCATCCCGAACCCTTGATAGAGATTCACCCCCGCGATGCTGAAAAGCTGGGAATTAAAGATGAAGAGTGGGTAGAGGTGCGATCGCGTCGGGGAATTGCTCGATTCAAGGCTCAAGTTACAGCCGCGATCGCCAAAGGCACTGTTTTTGTACCCATGCACTGGGGGGCGATCTGGGCAGAACAATCCGAAGCTAACGCCCTCACCCATCCTGAAGCTGACCCCTCTTCCCGACAACCAGAACTAAAAGCCTGCGCCGTTCAATTAGTGCCAATTGCTACCATCGCAACTCCCACAGTATCAAAAGTTTTGAGTTTTGAGTTTTGA